One Schistocerca nitens isolate TAMUIC-IGC-003100 chromosome 1, iqSchNite1.1, whole genome shotgun sequence DNA segment encodes these proteins:
- the LOC126237427 gene encoding uncharacterized protein LOC126237427 has protein sequence MSQTPVSGTSSTMSTDRVEDREVDVFERLMRSSLKDVRIDREGDIHGFCETEEDVVHLLSSLRVYGYAYSVRRSAYYRQPPSGAAKHETGFFYSHTKGNIPIQFFGPVFCVESLVKRECTLGPLYHKKETPVADHLVDHVNPKKKRKVLMDTQKKGCPATLDVKCVRIFPDYAINSATQFKKKSTLCSCATFKSSIQISLFGSFVLHGSNGQATSKIYKRVAVADHLGNIKVTQLSSPSSERQCCDHYSEPPSFVESVIDTQCIPRCGSPYRYK, from the exons ATGTCGCAAACTCCTGTTTCGGGCACTTCTTCGACTATGTCTACTGACCGTGTTGAAGACCGGGAAGTAGATGTGTTCGAGAGGTTAATGCGTTCATCGCTGAAAGATGTACGTATTGACAGAGAAGGCGACATTCATGGATTTTGCGAGACAGAAGAGGATGTTGTCCATCTTCTGAGCAGCTTGCGCGTCTATGGCTACGCATACTCAGTTAGAAGAAGTGCGTATTATCGCCAGCCCCCTTCAGGTGCTGCTAAAC ACGAGACAGGCTTCTTCTACAGCCACACAAAAGGCAACATACCAATACAGTTTTTTGGCCCTGTCTTCTGTGTGGAAAGCTTAGTGAAAAGAGAATGTACTCTTGGCCCGTTATATCATAAAAAGGAGACTCCTGTTGCAGATCATCTG GTGGACCATGTTAAcccaaagaagaagagaaaagttcTCATGGACACACAAAAGAAAGGCTGTCCAGCAACATTGGATGTTAAGTGTGTCAGGATATTCCCCGATTATGCGATAAACTCGGCAACACAGTTCAAAAAAAAGA GTACTCTGTGTTCTTGTGCGACATTTAAAAGCAGCATTCAGATCAGCTTATTTGGTTCTTTTGTATTGCATGGGAGCAATGGACAAGCCacaagcaaaatttacaaaagagTTGCAGTTGCAGATCACCTTGGCAACATCAAG GTGACACAGCTGTCTTCTCCCAGCAGCGAGAGGCAATGTTGTGATCATTACTCTGAACCTCCTTCTTTCGTGGAAAGTGTAATTGACACACAATGCATACCCAGGTGCGGTAGTCCCTACCGTTACAAATAA